In Candidatus Contubernalis alkalaceticus, the following proteins share a genomic window:
- a CDS encoding phosphoribosylformylglycinamidine synthase — MIYKRTGGLTLSEVVKRIYVEKRRVFNIQARELLQDLKENLRIHGLKEVRIVNRYDISGISQEEYNIARNIIFSEPPVDLAYDEELPISPKEKVFAVEYLPGQFDQRADSAAQCIQILTQKHQPLVQTAQLIVLQGEISPDEFTKIKEYCINPVESREASLEKPETLEMETVAPEDVAILEGFISMTAEELFLLLQELGLAMTMEDLFLCRQYFRDVEKRNPTITEIRVLDTYWSDHCRHTTFMASIEEVKIEKGRFSAPIENAYQKYLDSREYLYGQEQNQREICLMDIALIGMKELKKRGKLQDLDESDEINACSIIVPADVDGRREEWLVMFKNETHNHPTEIEPFGGAATCLGGAIRDPLSGRVYVYQAMRVTGSGDPRAAVEDTLPGKLPQRKITTGAASGFSSYGNQIGLATGQVAEVYDPRFIAKRMEIGAVIGAAPRENIVRKKPVEGDLVLLVGGRTGRDGCGGATGSSKEHTVDSLSSCGAEVQKGNPPTERKIQRLFRNPKASTLIKKCNDFGAGGVSVAIGELTDSLEIDLDAVPKKYEGLDGTELAISESQERMAVLIAPEDVDIFCRLAREENLEATVVAKVTSSGRLKMFWRGKTIVDLSRDFLNTSGARQKARVKVVPPAEESCYFEKIPEAVSAKLTDLSKAWLANLGDLNVCSQKGLGERFDSTIGAGSVLTPFGGKYQETPAQGMVAKLPVLNGETTTATAMTYGYNPVLACWSPFHGAMFAVVEAVTKIVALGGEYQTVRLTLQEYFEKLGEEPSRWGKPFSALLGAFYSQKELEIPAIGGKDSMSGTFMDLDVPPTLVAFAVAAMDAEKTVSQEFKKAGSRVVLVQVPRNERDHMPDFTILKKNFDSISQLISKGLVLSSHTIGMGGLAAAISKMAFGNRVGMVFSETLDPKRLFVPDYGSVILEVEKGIDLQEFFSDLHYIILGHTCSSEVITINGVNIDLKEAFDQWIKPLEKVFPNKKNESVEKPPQISYKKRNTIKPRIQAARPRVFIPIFPGTNCEYDTVRVFEKAGAQADTLVINNINPAGVESSIKEMEKYISQAQIIMIPGGFSAGDEPEGSGKFIAAMFRNPRIKEAVTNLLQVRDGLMLGICNGFQALIKLGLLPFGDIGEVTENSPTLTFNTIGRHVSRMVQTKVTSVHSPWFRCMEVGEIHTVSVSHGEGRFVADETQLNDLSKKGQIATQYVDLEGEASSDFNFNPNGSYWAIEGITSPDGRILGKMGHSERIGSLVAINVPGEKDQRLFEAGVKYFK; from the coding sequence ATGATATATAAGCGAACGGGAGGGCTGACATTGTCAGAAGTTGTAAAAAGAATTTACGTAGAAAAACGCAGGGTTTTCAATATTCAAGCCCGTGAATTATTACAGGACCTGAAAGAGAATCTCCGTATCCATGGATTAAAAGAGGTACGCATTGTTAACCGCTATGATATTTCAGGAATTTCCCAGGAAGAATATAACATAGCCAGAAATATAATTTTTTCTGAACCTCCTGTGGATCTTGCCTATGATGAAGAACTTCCCATCAGCCCAAAGGAAAAGGTTTTTGCCGTAGAATATCTTCCGGGACAGTTTGACCAGAGGGCGGATTCAGCGGCTCAATGTATCCAGATTTTAACCCAAAAACATCAGCCTCTAGTCCAGACCGCACAATTAATCGTCTTACAGGGGGAAATTTCTCCCGATGAGTTTACAAAGATAAAAGAATACTGTATTAACCCCGTGGAGTCCAGGGAAGCCTCCCTGGAAAAACCGGAAACCCTGGAAATGGAAACTGTTGCCCCGGAGGATGTGGCCATTTTGGAAGGGTTTATTTCTATGACTGCAGAAGAACTTTTTTTACTTCTGCAGGAACTGGGACTGGCCATGACTATGGAGGACCTGTTTTTATGCCGGCAGTATTTTAGGGATGTGGAAAAGAGAAATCCAACGATTACGGAAATCAGGGTTCTGGATACCTATTGGTCCGATCACTGTCGTCATACAACTTTTATGGCCAGCATTGAAGAAGTGAAGATTGAAAAAGGCCGGTTTTCCGCCCCTATTGAAAATGCTTACCAAAAATATCTGGACTCCCGGGAATATCTTTACGGGCAGGAACAGAATCAGCGGGAAATTTGCCTGATGGACATTGCCCTTATAGGGATGAAAGAACTTAAAAAACGAGGAAAACTCCAAGACCTTGATGAATCTGATGAGATTAACGCCTGCAGCATTATTGTCCCTGCCGACGTGGATGGACGCCGGGAGGAATGGCTGGTAATGTTTAAAAATGAAACCCACAACCATCCTACAGAGATTGAGCCTTTTGGGGGTGCAGCTACCTGTCTAGGAGGTGCTATCCGGGATCCTCTGTCAGGCAGGGTTTATGTTTATCAGGCCATGCGGGTTACCGGAAGCGGGGATCCAAGGGCAGCCGTGGAGGATACTCTGCCGGGCAAACTACCTCAGAGGAAGATAACCACCGGGGCTGCTTCAGGTTTCAGTTCTTACGGAAACCAGATCGGACTGGCTACTGGACAGGTGGCAGAAGTTTATGACCCAAGATTTATTGCCAAACGCATGGAGATTGGAGCTGTTATCGGTGCTGCTCCCCGGGAAAACATAGTACGTAAAAAACCCGTTGAGGGGGATTTGGTGCTTCTGGTAGGAGGGAGGACCGGGCGGGACGGCTGCGGTGGAGCCACCGGTTCATCCAAGGAGCATACGGTGGACTCACTTTCCTCCTGCGGGGCAGAAGTCCAGAAAGGGAACCCCCCAACGGAGAGAAAAATTCAAAGATTATTTAGAAACCCCAAGGCCAGTACCCTTATTAAAAAATGCAATGATTTTGGTGCTGGTGGCGTTTCTGTAGCGATTGGTGAGCTTACGGACAGTCTGGAGATTGATCTGGATGCTGTCCCTAAAAAATACGAAGGATTGGATGGCACGGAACTGGCCATCTCCGAATCTCAGGAAAGAATGGCTGTTCTGATAGCCCCGGAGGACGTGGATATTTTCTGCCGTCTGGCCCGGGAAGAAAACCTGGAGGCCACCGTGGTGGCCAAGGTTACCTCCAGTGGGAGGCTCAAGATGTTTTGGCGGGGAAAGACCATTGTGGACCTCAGCAGAGATTTTCTCAACACCAGCGGTGCAAGGCAGAAGGCCAGGGTAAAAGTAGTCCCACCGGCGGAAGAGAGCTGTTATTTTGAAAAAATTCCCGAGGCCGTATCTGCTAAACTTACGGATTTGTCCAAAGCCTGGCTGGCTAATTTAGGAGATCTTAATGTCTGCAGTCAAAAAGGCCTGGGAGAGCGCTTTGACAGCACCATTGGAGCCGGATCAGTGCTGACCCCCTTTGGGGGGAAATACCAGGAAACCCCTGCTCAGGGGATGGTGGCTAAACTCCCTGTCTTAAATGGAGAAACTACCACGGCTACCGCTATGACCTATGGTTATAATCCCGTTCTGGCCTGTTGGAGCCCTTTCCACGGTGCCATGTTCGCTGTAGTGGAAGCAGTAACCAAGATAGTTGCTTTGGGAGGAGAATATCAAACAGTTCGACTCACTCTTCAAGAATACTTTGAAAAACTTGGTGAAGAACCCTCCCGGTGGGGAAAGCCCTTCAGCGCACTTTTGGGAGCCTTTTACTCACAAAAGGAATTAGAAATACCGGCCATTGGCGGAAAAGACAGTATGTCCGGGACTTTTATGGATCTTGATGTTCCCCCGACCCTGGTAGCTTTTGCCGTAGCCGCCATGGATGCAGAAAAAACTGTTTCCCAGGAGTTTAAAAAGGCAGGCAGTAGAGTAGTTCTAGTACAGGTTCCCAGGAATGAAAGAGACCATATGCCTGATTTTACTATCCTAAAGAAAAATTTTGATAGCATCAGTCAGCTGATATCCAAAGGATTGGTTTTATCTTCCCACACTATAGGAATGGGAGGATTGGCAGCGGCCATAAGTAAAATGGCTTTCGGCAACAGGGTGGGCATGGTGTTTAGTGAAACACTTGACCCCAAAAGACTCTTTGTCCCGGATTATGGTTCAGTTATTTTGGAGGTGGAGAAAGGGATAGATCTTCAAGAATTCTTCAGTGATCTACATTATATAATCTTGGGTCACACTTGCTCCAGTGAAGTAATCACCATTAATGGTGTAAATATTGATCTTAAAGAGGCCTTTGACCAGTGGATTAAACCTTTAGAAAAAGTATTTCCCAACAAAAAAAATGAGTCAGTTGAAAAGCCTCCGCAGATTTCTTATAAAAAAAGAAATACTATAAAGCCCAGGATTCAGGCAGCTCGACCCAGGGTATTTATTCCAATTTTCCCAGGAACAAACTGTGAGTACGATACCGTTAGAGTTTTTGAAAAAGCCGGAGCACAGGCAGATACCCTGGTAATAAACAACATTAACCCGGCTGGCGTTGAATCTTCAATTAAAGAAATGGAAAAATATATATCCCAGGCCCAAATTATCATGATACCCGGAGGGTTCAGCGCCGGGGATGAACCGGAAGGTTCGGGGAAATTTATTGCCGCCATGTTTAGAAACCCTCGAATCAAGGAGGCCGTTACCAACCTGCTCCAGGTAAGAGATGGGCTTATGCTGGGGATCTGCAACGGTTTTCAGGCCCTCATCAAACTGGGGCTTCTACCATTCGGTGATATTGGAGAAGTTACGGAGAACTCTCCAACTCTGACCTTCAACACCATCGGGCGCCATGTTTCCCGCATGGTTCAGACTAAAGTAACATCAGTCCACTCTCCATGGTTCCGCTGTATGGAGGTGGGTGAAATTCATACTGTGTCCGTATCCCACGGAGAGGGAAGATTTGTTGCCGATGAAACACAGCTTAATGATTTGTCTAAAAAAGGCCAGATTGCTACCCAGTATGTTGACCTGGAGGGCGAGGCCAGCTCAGATTTTAACTTTAACCCCAACGGTTCATACTGGGCCATTGAAGGAATTACCAGTCCTGATGGACGAATACTGGGCAAAATGGGACATTCAGAGCGAATCGGTTCCCTGGTAGCTATTAATGTGCCCGGGGAAAAAGATCAGCGCCTCTTTGAAGCCGGGGTTAAATACTTTAAATAA
- a CDS encoding YetF domain-containing protein: protein MFVVMIRTVILYVLVFIVMRIMGKRQIGQLQPIELAVAIMISALAALPMEDISIPLINSVLPILLLLIFQVTVSTLSMKSEKLSAIFSGRPAIVIENGKIVQSELTNLRVNLNDLLEQLRISGYSNISDVEFAIMETTGQISVIPKSQKRPVTPEDLNIETQYEGLCHPLIIDGQLERKNLKNIGLTEEWLNNELKKFGIDNSKEIIFASIDPNGKLYYQRKQNNS, encoded by the coding sequence ATGTTTGTTGTTATGATTAGAACAGTTATTCTTTATGTTCTAGTTTTTATTGTTATGCGAATAATGGGAAAAAGGCAGATTGGGCAATTGCAGCCTATAGAGTTAGCAGTAGCTATAATGATTTCAGCACTGGCTGCCCTACCCATGGAAGATATCAGCATTCCCTTGATAAACAGTGTGCTTCCTATTTTGCTGTTGTTAATATTTCAGGTAACAGTATCAACGTTATCTATGAAATCTGAAAAACTCAGTGCTATATTTTCTGGAAGACCTGCTATAGTTATCGAAAATGGTAAAATTGTTCAATCGGAATTGACTAATCTTAGGGTTAATTTAAATGACCTTTTAGAACAGCTGCGCATTAGCGGCTATTCAAATATTTCAGACGTGGAATTTGCTATCATGGAGACCACTGGACAAATTAGCGTTATACCAAAATCTCAGAAAAGGCCGGTAACTCCTGAAGACTTAAATATAGAAACCCAATATGAGGGTCTCTGCCACCCCTTAATTATCGACGGTCAATTGGAACGAAAAAATTTAAAAAATATTGGATTGACCGAAGAATGGTTAAATAATGAACTAAAAAAGTTTGGGATAGATAATTCAAAAGAAATTATTTTTGCCAGCATAGATCCCAATGGAAAACTTTATTATCAAAGAAAACAAAATAATTCTTAA
- the thiE gene encoding thiamine phosphate synthase has product MDKPKINLSLYVVTDRYLSGELLPGKVVEQAIKGGAACIQLRDKEGAGGELFKSALELKEITEKRNVTFIINDRLDIALAVKADGVHLGQEDLPAAVARSIMPEAMILGVSVNTVQQALEAQEAGASYLGVGPVFSTTTKIDARPPIGLDALSKICSQVNIPVVGIGGIDAGNASLVIESGAHGVAVVSSVVGAKDITRAAEIISCAVSKVLK; this is encoded by the coding sequence GTGGATAAACCAAAAATAAATCTAAGTCTTTATGTCGTAACGGACCGTTATCTTTCTGGAGAACTCCTACCGGGTAAGGTAGTGGAACAAGCTATCAAAGGGGGAGCTGCCTGCATACAGCTGAGGGATAAAGAGGGAGCTGGCGGGGAATTATTTAAAAGCGCCCTGGAATTAAAAGAGATTACTGAAAAAAGAAATGTTACATTTATTATTAATGACCGTTTGGATATAGCTTTGGCTGTTAAAGCCGATGGAGTGCACCTGGGACAGGAGGACCTGCCTGCAGCGGTGGCCCGCAGTATTATGCCTGAGGCCATGATTTTGGGAGTATCGGTAAACACTGTTCAACAGGCTCTTGAAGCCCAGGAAGCAGGGGCTTCGTATCTGGGAGTAGGCCCTGTGTTTTCTACCACAACAAAGATTGATGCCAGGCCGCCTATAGGGCTGGATGCCCTTTCAAAAATTTGTTCACAGGTTAATATTCCGGTGGTTGGAATAGGGGGAATTGATGCCGGCAATGCCAGCTTAGTAATAGAATCAGGGGCACATGGGGTAGCTGTGGTATCATCTGTGGTGGGAGCAAAAGATATAACCAGGGCAGCAGAAATAATATCCTGTGCTGTATCAAAAGTCTTAAAATAG
- the thiW gene encoding energy coupling factor transporter S component ThiW, whose protein sequence is MHHSITGGYSLRKITAIGLLVAVGTIAAPFSIPIGVARVYPVQHTINVLMAVLFGPGPAVTAAVLTSIIRNLMGTGTVLAFPGSIFGALLAGLSYHYIKRDHVAMLGEILGTGLLGALAAFPLAKWLLGFAGIVLALIIPFFLSSLVGAIMGVVILRLMRKTGFLY, encoded by the coding sequence ATGCATCATTCAATTACCGGCGGATACTCCTTGAGGAAAATAACAGCCATAGGGCTTCTGGTAGCGGTGGGAACTATTGCAGCCCCTTTCTCTATTCCTATAGGGGTGGCACGAGTCTACCCTGTACAGCATACTATTAATGTGCTGATGGCGGTTTTATTTGGTCCAGGCCCAGCTGTTACAGCTGCTGTTTTAACATCAATTATTCGTAATCTGATGGGAACAGGAACAGTTTTGGCTTTTCCGGGTAGTATTTTTGGTGCACTTTTGGCAGGATTGTCCTACCACTATATAAAAAGAGATCACGTGGCAATGTTAGGAGAGATACTGGGAACTGGACTGCTTGGTGCATTGGCGGCATTCCCATTAGCAAAATGGCTTTTGGGATTTGCCGGTATAGTTTTAGCTTTAATCATTCCTTTTTTTCTCAGCAGCCTTGTGGGAGCCATTATGGGAGTGGTAATCTTAAGGCTTATGAGAAAGACAGGTTTTTTATATTAA
- a CDS encoding DUF5050 domain-containing protein — translation MNLNYLCLGCLEDKGEALECPHCGFIEGTPPESPAHLPPGTILNEKLLIGRALGQGGFGITYLAWDMNLNIKLAIKEYYPQDLASRTVGQSQVSAYSGSLNSQYEYGLEKFLQEARTLAQFEDHPSIVSVRDYFQANQTAYIVMSYIEGVTLKGYLKLSGDKLPVDKAMNIIMPVLDALHEVHEINVLHRDVSPDNIFINRKGQVILIDFGAARQSIKDKGRSLSIILKPGFTPEEQYRSKGIQGPWTDIYATAATLYRMITGQMPPESLDRLEQDTLEPPSKLGVTIDENQERAILKAMAVRGADRFQTVREFQQALLGEAAVPPPELPSSGESSSEVQPESGPSPGEALKAKAAPPSKKPNYFLITLGVFGVLVLLGIISLNIISFLSSYLDGELISLDDKTASVENTLSGLPYDDNFTGPGEVQGHNQEQGLEVQKEVRGNTTGNIVNGAFVAHQGEWIYYSNPSDRGNLYKIKKDGSEYTRLNNDDSGYINVVGDWIYYSNYDDDNRIYKIGTDGLGRTLLSDYYWNFFISVVDNWVYFTGCEFHDDDYSNLYKMRTDGSELTILDKGFDGHFSFTGVNVVGDWIYYSDMINIYKIRLDGREKTSVVGDGAVSLNVVDDWIYYVNIDDDYTIYKITTDGSNRTRLNYHDSDSLNVYGDQIYFNCWEDDYSIYSLYNMRTDGSNLNNVYSDDFYSYLNVLDDWIYFVKWEEEVLYRISLDGSILQYFD, via the coding sequence ATGAATTTAAATTATTTATGTTTAGGCTGTTTGGAAGATAAGGGTGAAGCCTTGGAATGTCCTCATTGTGGATTTATTGAAGGGACACCTCCAGAATCGCCGGCTCACTTACCCCCGGGCACAATTTTAAACGAAAAACTTTTAATCGGGCGGGCGCTGGGACAGGGTGGTTTTGGAATTACATATTTAGCCTGGGATATGAACTTAAATATTAAGTTAGCCATCAAGGAATATTATCCTCAAGATCTTGCATCTCGAACCGTGGGACAGAGCCAGGTTTCTGCTTATTCGGGCAGTTTAAACAGCCAGTATGAATATGGGTTGGAGAAATTTTTACAGGAGGCTCGAACTCTAGCCCAATTTGAGGACCACCCATCCATTGTATCGGTGCGGGATTATTTTCAGGCTAATCAAACGGCATACATAGTAATGAGCTATATAGAAGGAGTCACTTTAAAAGGTTATTTGAAACTCTCAGGAGATAAACTCCCTGTTGATAAAGCCATGAATATAATTATGCCTGTGCTGGATGCCCTGCATGAAGTTCATGAAATAAACGTATTACATCGGGATGTCTCTCCAGACAATATCTTTATCAACCGCAAGGGCCAAGTAATTTTAATAGACTTTGGAGCGGCTCGCCAGTCCATAAAGGACAAAGGACGTAGTTTATCCATTATACTAAAACCCGGCTTTACGCCGGAGGAGCAGTACCGAAGTAAGGGTATCCAGGGTCCCTGGACGGATATTTATGCCACGGCAGCTACTCTATATCGGATGATTACCGGGCAAATGCCTCCTGAATCTCTGGATCGATTGGAACAGGACACACTGGAGCCTCCTTCAAAACTGGGGGTGACAATTGATGAAAACCAGGAACGGGCAATACTGAAAGCTATGGCAGTCCGTGGAGCCGATCGTTTTCAGACAGTGCGGGAATTTCAACAAGCACTCTTAGGGGAAGCTGCTGTCCCTCCTCCGGAACTTCCCTCTTCTGGGGAAAGTTCTTCAGAGGTTCAGCCTGAGTCCGGGCCTTCACCTGGGGAAGCCTTGAAAGCCAAAGCTGCACCTCCATCAAAAAAACCCAACTACTTTTTAATTACTCTGGGAGTCTTTGGCGTTTTAGTTCTGTTAGGCATTATATCATTAAATATTATTAGTTTTTTGTCGAGCTATTTAGATGGAGAATTAATATCTCTAGATGACAAGACTGCATCGGTTGAAAATACGTTAAGTGGACTGCCATATGATGATAATTTTACAGGGCCGGGGGAAGTTCAAGGACATAATCAGGAGCAGGGCTTGGAAGTACAAAAGGAAGTCAGGGGCAATACCACAGGAAATATTGTTAATGGTGCTTTTGTTGCCCACCAGGGTGAATGGATCTATTATTCTAACCCCAGCGATAGGGGAAATCTTTATAAAATTAAAAAAGATGGTAGTGAATATACCCGTCTAAATAATGATGATTCAGGCTATATAAATGTAGTTGGAGATTGGATATATTACAGCAATTATGATGATGACAACAGGATTTACAAGATTGGCACCGATGGTCTTGGAAGAACCCTTTTAAGTGATTATTATTGGAATTTTTTCATTAGTGTTGTAGATAATTGGGTTTATTTCACTGGATGTGAATTTCATGATGATGATTACTCTAATCTTTATAAGATGAGAACCGATGGCAGTGAACTAACTATCTTGGATAAAGGTTTTGATGGACATTTTAGTTTCACAGGAGTCAATGTAGTTGGTGACTGGATATATTATTCTGATATGATAAATATTTATAAGATAAGGCTTGATGGCAGGGAGAAGACTAGTGTGGTGGGGGATGGAGCTGTTTCTTTAAATGTAGTGGATGACTGGATTTATTACGTTAATATAGACGACGATTATACGATTTATAAAATTACAACCGATGGAAGCAATCGAACCCGCCTTAATTACCACGATTCTGATTCTCTTAATGTATACGGTGACCAGATATATTTTAATTGCTGGGAAGATGATTATAGTATTTACAGTCTCTATAATATGAGAACAGATGGAAGTAATCTTAATAATGTATATAGTGATGATTTTTATTCATATTTAAATGTATTAGATGATTGGATATATTTTGTTAAATGGGAAGAAGAAGTTTTATATAGGATTAGTCTTGACGGCAGTATCTTGCAGTATTTTGATTAG
- a CDS encoding YheC/YheD family endospore coat-associated protein, with protein sequence MSETNLITELKRPIVAVFVSRRVINKLKNRKNNCYFRLKKLNQVNKIAGTTLYLFSYKDVDFEHCIIKGIYFDETEQIWKENDFPFPDVLYDRVKGNLQQRKNFKLVRERFKEMGIKKINPLDYFDKYELYKLIEKNDTLRPNLPITRLLESTTDLKFILEKSRSIYLKACRGSRGKQVMAITKISDTKYKYSFYSKQVVVGEVKDLYALFRVIHWFFQGKKVLVQQAIDLLTVDNRIIDIRGELQRNGNGELEITAAPARMGTKNAPIATRGKSYPFEVLFKKHFQLSDDKIKELKNTVDCFLIAVYKYLEESYGLFGEIGIDVGLDKNGKVWLIECNAKSAKVSLCNTGDKETIEKAFLNPLEYAKYISCELNNAAG encoded by the coding sequence ATGAGTGAAACAAATTTAATAACAGAGTTAAAGAGACCTATAGTAGCTGTATTTGTAAGCAGGAGAGTAATAAATAAGTTAAAAAATCGAAAGAATAATTGTTATTTCAGGCTTAAAAAATTGAATCAGGTTAATAAGATTGCCGGTACTACTTTGTATTTATTCTCTTACAAAGACGTAGATTTTGAACATTGTATAATTAAAGGAATCTATTTTGATGAAACTGAACAAATTTGGAAAGAAAATGACTTCCCTTTCCCCGATGTTCTCTACGACCGGGTTAAAGGAAATTTACAACAAAGAAAAAATTTTAAGCTTGTTCGTGAGAGATTTAAAGAGATGGGGATTAAAAAAATAAATCCTCTGGATTACTTTGATAAGTATGAATTATATAAACTAATAGAAAAAAATGATACTTTACGTCCCAATTTACCTATAACCAGACTCCTGGAAAGCACCACCGATCTTAAATTCATCTTGGAAAAAAGCAGAAGTATATACTTAAAGGCCTGCAGGGGAAGTCGGGGTAAGCAGGTTATGGCCATAACTAAAATATCAGATACTAAATATAAATATAGCTTCTATTCTAAACAAGTTGTTGTGGGTGAAGTAAAGGATTTATATGCTCTTTTTAGAGTAATTCATTGGTTTTTTCAAGGGAAAAAAGTTTTAGTTCAGCAGGCTATTGACTTACTGACCGTTGACAACCGAATTATAGATATTCGAGGTGAGCTTCAAAGGAATGGAAATGGAGAATTAGAAATTACGGCTGCTCCTGCCAGGATGGGAACAAAAAATGCTCCAATTGCTACCCGGGGCAAAAGTTACCCTTTCGAAGTATTATTTAAAAAACATTTTCAACTTTCAGATGATAAAATTAAAGAGTTAAAAAATACTGTTGACTGCTTTCTTATTGCTGTTTACAAGTATCTTGAGGAATCTTATGGATTATTTGGGGAAATCGGAATTGATGTCGGCTTAGATAAAAATGGTAAAGTATGGTTAATTGAGTGTAATGCTAAGTCTGCCAAAGTTTCTTTGTGTAATACAGGGGATAAAGAAACAATTGAAAAAGCATTCCTTAATCCCTTGGAGTATGCAAAGTATATCAGCTGTGAGTTAAATAACGCCGCAGGTTAA
- a CDS encoding YheC/YheD family protein codes for MTRYQVVRSKLKKTRVMQSDDNLCKFIPKTIIYNKSNLIEMLNSYCLIFVKPDRGRKGLKVAGIKRYNEHFIVHYNCNRLLMKEISNVNDFVKVLSGGKKFLIQQGIDVLQINERPFNLRIWVQKPYNAWEITGITAVLAAPKRVVTNYRQGGTLLPFKEVINKTGADFREIKELTSMLYHIGDHTAKVLNKEYSNLRELGIDIGLDQRFWPWIIEVNTKPRIIIGNAKILQYHRIIIDSLI; via the coding sequence ATGACACGTTACCAGGTTGTCCGCAGTAAACTAAAAAAAACCAGGGTTATGCAGAGTGACGATAATTTATGTAAATTCATTCCAAAAACAATAATATATAATAAAAGTAATTTAATCGAGATGTTAAACAGTTATTGCCTAATATTTGTTAAACCCGACCGCGGAAGAAAAGGGTTAAAAGTAGCTGGGATTAAAAGATATAATGAACATTTTATAGTCCACTACAATTGCAACAGATTATTAATGAAAGAAATTTCAAATGTTAACGACTTTGTTAAGGTACTTTCCGGCGGTAAAAAATTCTTAATTCAGCAGGGAATTGATGTCCTGCAAATTAATGAGAGACCTTTTAATTTAAGGATATGGGTACAGAAACCGTATAATGCTTGGGAGATAACCGGTATTACTGCTGTACTGGCTGCACCCAAAAGAGTAGTAACAAATTACCGCCAGGGAGGAACACTTTTACCTTTTAAAGAGGTCATTAATAAGACGGGTGCTGATTTCAGGGAAATTAAAGAATTAACATCAATGCTTTATCACATTGGGGATCATACAGCAAAGGTCTTGAATAAAGAATATAGCAATTTAAGGGAATTAGGTATTGATATCGGTCTTGACCAAAGGTTTTGGCCATGGATAATAGAAGTGAACACAAAACCCAGGATTATTATTGGAAATGCTAAAATACTACAGTACCATAGAATAATCATTGATAGTTTAATATAA
- a CDS encoding PIG-L deacetylase family protein translates to MKVLVFAPHPDDDLIGCGGSLAKHVKRGSQVTAVYMTSGDAGSKRYSKEKLAKIRENESREAAKLIGINKLIYLRNQDGLLCCNEKNIYSVTNIIKIEKPCVVYVPHINDGHRDHKKTNEIVIEAIKRAGLPILFEFDRPPWMVRKVLCYETWTPLPVVTFKEDISNYFELKEKALKLHKSQIENINHLKSIKKLYEKNDILVSKEKKWELFQVLKVNK, encoded by the coding sequence ATGAAAGTTTTAGTTTTTGCTCCCCATCCAGATGATGATCTGATAGGCTGTGGAGGAAGTCTGGCTAAACATGTCAAGAGAGGCAGCCAAGTTACCGCAGTGTATATGACTTCTGGAGATGCTGGCAGCAAAAGATACTCAAAGGAAAAACTTGCCAAGATTCGAGAAAATGAGTCTAGAGAAGCAGCTAAATTAATCGGTATAAATAAACTAATCTATCTTAGAAATCAGGATGGCTTATTATGCTGTAATGAAAAAAATATATACAGTGTTACAAATATTATTAAAATTGAAAAACCCTGTGTGGTGTATGTTCCACATATTAATGATGGGCATAGAGATCATAAAAAAACTAATGAAATTGTTATTGAAGCTATAAAAAGAGCTGGCCTGCCAATTCTTTTTGAGTTTGACAGGCCACCATGGATGGTGAGAAAAGTCTTGTGTTATGAAACTTGGACGCCATTACCAGTCGTAACTTTTAAAGAAGATATATCAAATTATTTTGAATTAAAGGAAAAAGCATTAAAACTACATAAATCTCAAATCGAAAATATTAATCATCTAAAATCTATAAAAAAATTATACGAAAAAAATGATATTTTGGTCAGCAAAGAAAAGAAATGGGAATTATTTCAAGTATTAAAGGTAAATAAATAA